A stretch of Sulfurimonas xiamenensis DNA encodes these proteins:
- a CDS encoding UbiX family flavin prenyltransferase — MKNRKIVVAASGASGVNLGLKVIQLLPKNIDKHFIMTQNSKIVLHKEMDATIHDNNDISASVASGSFGVDAMIIAPCSMNTLAKIACGIADNLVTRCASVMIKEHKKLILAPREMPFSAIALENMHKLATLGVIVAPPVMAYYSKQQTLDEMENFIIGKWFDLLNIENTLYKRWE; from the coding sequence GTGAAAAATCGTAAAATAGTAGTCGCAGCAAGTGGTGCAAGCGGGGTTAATCTGGGATTAAAAGTCATTCAACTGCTTCCTAAAAATATTGACAAACATTTTATTATGACACAAAATTCAAAGATAGTCTTACATAAAGAGATGGATGCAACCATTCATGACAATAATGACATTTCAGCAAGCGTTGCATCAGGCTCTTTTGGAGTAGATGCCATGATAATAGCACCTTGCAGCATGAATACATTAGCAAAAATTGCATGTGGTATTGCTGACAATTTAGTTACAAGATGCGCGAGTGTAATGATAAAAGAGCATAAAAAACTTATCTTAGCGCCGCGAGAGATGCCATTTTCTGCAATAGCGCTCGAAAATATGCATAAATTGGCAACTTTAGGAGTTATTGTAGCACCTCCTGTTATGGCATATTACTCTAAACAACAAACTTTAGATGAGATGGAAAACTTTATTATAGGTAAATGGTTTGATCTACTTAATATTGAAAATACTTTATACAAAAGGTGGGAATAA
- the coaD gene encoding pantetheine-phosphate adenylyltransferase: MKKIALYPGTFDPITNGHYDIIERALNLFDELIIAVAISTDKKPMFTLQERIHMTKEAVKNLKNVTVLGFDNLTVELAKTHNANVLIRGLRAVSDFEYELQLGYLNNSLDKSIETVYLMPKLQHAFISSSSVRNLLKFNAKTDHLLPKDVQNIIGKMNSCTLQ, translated from the coding sequence ATGAAAAAAATAGCACTCTATCCAGGAACATTTGACCCTATTACAAATGGTCATTATGATATTATTGAAAGGGCTTTAAATCTCTTCGACGAGCTTATTATAGCTGTTGCAATATCAACTGACAAAAAGCCTATGTTTACTCTGCAAGAGCGTATACATATGACAAAAGAGGCTGTTAAAAATCTCAAAAATGTTACCGTACTCGGATTTGACAATCTTACGGTTGAGTTAGCAAAAACACACAATGCCAATGTGCTAATCCGCGGTCTTAGAGCCGTAAGTGATTTTGAATACGAGTTGCAGCTTGGGTATCTTAACAACTCTCTTGATAAAAGCATTGAAACAGTATACTTAATGCCAAAACTGCAACATGCCTTTATTAGCTCTTCAAGTGTTAGAAATCTTTTAAAATTTAATGCCAAAACAGATCACTTGCTCCCAAAAGATGTTCAAAATATTATAGGAAAAATGAATTCATGTACATTGCAATAG